In Flavobacterium endoglycinae, one DNA window encodes the following:
- a CDS encoding TlpA family protein disulfide reductase, which produces MLKKLNIKLLVLAFCALTIKVSAQEVTSRLQGMADIPIPGTTIHMTYDPKGGPLENIQEINGYAYVFNDYRWEIEDIKMKKNGSTWNADFTVPKNCAFMAFKFYGNTENGLVTDTNQDKGYMLVAFKEPKVKMPGADLAWATFRNKNFNGEFSGYFKDFSIDGDATEYWLKKEVQDHPDRFPEFFDTYIKILKKQKPEKFEEIAPKILTQFSKNTKGMPEEVFVKLRNIYLFDLKDQKKADSLETVIEKQFPNGAHSRFKAYQKINKIADAAEKFKAANQFLTDFPYSKEVPASQNYLYDNIVKIKFGYYFETKDYKSILALIPTMNFASINDGYHQYISKALYLKSVDPAVIETMAVPMIKEMKAKVNDLSYMQGIYWSPNQATENAKNQLNNELVIQIRMFDMLKKYKEVLETFDALPLEKRYEKASINDIHVRALEALNKPIIEVLKNAARRNTLSEGMTAKLKEAYLKEGKKESDFPAYLEQLKKENKSEEKIALIDIAAPAIKVQGTDGKTKQLDLNNGKIIVIDFWATWCGPCKKAFPAMQQLVTNFKEDQQVEVYFISTQENHEGYKKAAVAYLKEKGLKLDTYFDLVKKGGSTNNESFSKYAAIFKSSGIPRKVVIKNGKIRFTSEGYSGNPGQLVDELTGVINALKNE; this is translated from the coding sequence ATGTTAAAAAAATTAAATATCAAACTTTTGGTATTGGCATTTTGCGCCCTTACCATAAAAGTTTCGGCTCAAGAAGTTACATCCAGATTACAAGGAATGGCAGACATTCCTATTCCTGGAACGACTATACATATGACGTATGATCCAAAAGGTGGTCCATTAGAAAACATACAAGAAATCAACGGTTATGCGTATGTTTTCAATGATTACAGATGGGAAATTGAAGATATTAAAATGAAAAAAAATGGCAGTACTTGGAATGCTGATTTTACGGTTCCGAAAAACTGTGCTTTTATGGCTTTCAAATTCTATGGTAATACCGAAAATGGATTAGTTACAGACACTAATCAGGATAAAGGTTATATGCTGGTCGCTTTTAAAGAACCAAAAGTAAAAATGCCCGGAGCCGATTTGGCTTGGGCAACTTTTAGAAACAAAAACTTTAACGGAGAATTTAGCGGGTATTTTAAAGATTTTTCTATTGATGGAGATGCAACCGAATATTGGTTAAAAAAAGAAGTGCAAGACCATCCAGACCGATTTCCTGAATTTTTTGATACCTACATCAAAATCCTAAAAAAACAAAAACCTGAAAAATTTGAGGAGATTGCGCCTAAAATTTTAACGCAATTTTCAAAAAACACAAAAGGAATGCCCGAAGAAGTTTTTGTAAAACTCCGCAATATTTATCTGTTTGATTTAAAAGATCAGAAAAAAGCAGATTCATTAGAAACAGTTATTGAAAAGCAATTTCCAAATGGTGCTCATTCAAGGTTTAAAGCCTATCAAAAAATCAACAAAATTGCTGATGCAGCTGAGAAGTTTAAAGCTGCAAATCAATTTTTAACTGATTTTCCATACAGTAAAGAAGTGCCTGCATCACAAAATTATTTGTATGATAATATTGTAAAAATAAAATTTGGCTATTATTTCGAAACTAAAGATTACAAAAGTATTCTGGCTCTGATTCCAACAATGAATTTTGCCTCAATCAATGACGGTTACCACCAGTATATTTCTAAAGCTTTATACCTAAAATCGGTAGATCCGGCCGTGATCGAGACAATGGCTGTGCCAATGATAAAAGAAATGAAGGCAAAAGTAAATGATCTGTCTTATATGCAGGGAATTTACTGGTCGCCCAATCAGGCAACAGAAAATGCTAAAAATCAATTGAACAATGAATTAGTAATTCAGATTCGTATGTTCGATATGCTGAAAAAGTACAAAGAAGTTCTGGAAACTTTTGATGCGCTTCCATTAGAAAAACGTTACGAAAAAGCAAGCATTAACGACATACACGTAAGAGCTTTAGAAGCATTAAACAAACCTATTATCGAGGTATTGAAAAATGCAGCAAGAAGAAATACTTTATCAGAAGGAATGACGGCTAAATTGAAAGAAGCGTATTTAAAAGAAGGCAAAAAAGAAAGTGATTTTCCTGCCTATTTAGAGCAGCTGAAAAAGGAAAACAAGTCTGAAGAAAAAATCGCTTTAATCGATATCGCCGCTCCTGCCATTAAAGTTCAGGGAACCGATGGAAAAACAAAGCAATTGGATTTAAACAACGGTAAAATTATCGTAATCGATTTTTGGGCAACTTGGTGCGGACCTTGTAAAAAGGCTTTTCCAGCGATGCAGCAATTAGTGACCAACTTCAAAGAAGACCAACAAGTTGAAGTGTACTTCATCAGCACTCAGGAAAATCATGAAGGTTACAAAAAAGCAGCCGTCGCTTATCTAAAAGAAAAAGGACTAAAACTAGATACTTATTTTGATTTAGTAAAAAAAGGCGGTTCTACAAACAATGAATCTTTCTCAAAGTATGCAGCAATTTTCAAATCTAGCGGTATACCGAGAAAAGTAGTAATCAAAAACGGAAAAATTCGTTTTACTTCTGAAGGTTATTCTGGAAATCCCGGACAATTGGTTGATGAACTTACAGGCGTTATCAACGCTTTAAAGAACGAATAA
- a CDS encoding RagB/SusD family nutrient uptake outer membrane protein: MKFLKFTLYILPALLLNSCRDYVEVEQVGNNRILKYTSDYRAIANAYNDISGSGGIYLLANADVEFPTTYQNSVSTIWANSYTWQDRIYDPSQGDSDYIGLYKAIYYSNVLLDGVMSSEKGTDAEKKEIYAEAFVHRAFAYLQLVNTYGPQFDPASANSEKAVPLLLKPELFSSLERSTVGQIYDQIISDLKSALANDIQDTPPFNVLPSKKAVYALLARTYLYMGQYQLSLENAEKALQMQNGLIDLKTFATGYSYPVLIQNPEVIFSKTLLLTYNRAPLSNDLLSSFGTNDLRYDYYTIAGNVAISPTYTGRGFGIATYSNTNGINVGVSVPEMYLIAAECYARTGQSQKAVDYLNILRAKRFRANAAYQVSATTSTEALNLVLTERQKEFIGRGFRWFDQRRLNLDPAFQKTYTRIFKGNTFTLAPNSDGYVFPINQNYIDLNPELGK; encoded by the coding sequence ATGAAATTTCTTAAATTCACACTATATATTCTGCCTGCACTTTTGCTAAACTCTTGTAGAGATTATGTTGAAGTAGAGCAAGTTGGAAACAACAGAATTTTAAAATATACTTCAGATTACAGAGCTATTGCTAATGCCTATAATGACATTAGCGGTTCTGGAGGTATTTATTTATTGGCCAATGCCGATGTAGAATTTCCTACGACTTATCAAAATAGTGTAAGTACCATTTGGGCAAACAGCTATACATGGCAGGATAGAATCTACGATCCGTCTCAGGGCGACTCAGACTATATCGGGTTATACAAAGCCATTTATTACAGCAACGTTCTTCTGGATGGTGTTATGAGCAGTGAAAAAGGAACAGATGCCGAGAAAAAAGAAATCTATGCCGAAGCATTTGTTCATAGAGCATTTGCGTACCTTCAGTTAGTAAATACTTACGGTCCTCAATTTGATCCAGCTTCTGCTAATTCAGAAAAAGCGGTTCCATTATTGTTGAAACCAGAACTGTTTTCGTCATTAGAAAGAAGTACAGTGGGCCAGATTTACGATCAGATTATTTCTGATTTAAAAAGTGCTTTGGCAAATGATATTCAGGATACCCCTCCTTTTAATGTGCTTCCATCCAAAAAAGCAGTTTATGCATTATTAGCAAGAACGTATCTTTATATGGGTCAATATCAATTGAGTCTTGAAAATGCGGAGAAAGCTCTGCAAATGCAAAATGGATTGATTGATTTAAAAACATTTGCAACTGGTTACAGTTATCCCGTTTTAATTCAGAATCCGGAGGTTATATTTTCTAAAACTTTGCTGTTAACGTATAACAGAGCACCTCTTTCTAATGATTTGCTAAGTAGTTTTGGAACCAATGATTTGCGATATGATTACTACACAATTGCTGGTAACGTTGCTATTTCTCCAACTTACACCGGAAGAGGTTTTGGAATTGCTACCTACAGCAATACAAACGGAATTAACGTTGGCGTTTCGGTTCCCGAAATGTATTTAATCGCTGCTGAGTGTTATGCCAGAACAGGGCAAAGTCAAAAAGCCGTGGATTATCTTAATATTCTTAGAGCAAAAAGATTCAGAGCCAATGCCGCGTATCAAGTAAGTGCCACAACAAGTACTGAAGCTCTAAATCTTGTTTTAACAGAAAGACAAAAAGAATTTATAGGAAGAGGTTTCCGCTGGTTCGATCAGCGAAGATTAAATCTTGATCCGGCTTTTCAGAAAACATACACACGAATTTTTAAAGGAAATACCTTTACCCTTGCTCCTAACAGCGATGGATATGTATTCCCAATCAATCAAAATTACATCGATTTAAACCCGGAACTGGGCAAATAA